Proteins from a single region of Rana temporaria chromosome 5, aRanTem1.1, whole genome shotgun sequence:
- the LOC120941570 gene encoding E3 ubiquitin/ISG15 ligase TRIM25-like: MASADVRQELDCSICLEIYKDPVNLRCGHNFCRVCIDRVLDTQEGSGGYSCPECRKRSRSRPVLQRNITLRNIVEAFRSTQPDQKKTGIFCTYCYHSPVPAVISCLMCEASLCDNHLRVHSKAPEHVLTDPTTSMENRKCSIHRELLKYYCTEDSACICVSCRLDGEHRGHKVETLDEASENKKQKLRNVLQKLMTEREETEKIVQSLQDRRRKVQEKSAGLTERVTALFIELRRHLEDLEKRVRRNISSQEERISLSDLIHQLEIKKEDLSRKMEDIEELCNMTDLLTVLQESDTGDLCDTEEGDNEDRERHDRLLHDGGDLDVSGISHTLHTGLSDMIKEVNVIFYIQEASDILLDVNTANNNLQISDDMKTVSRSDIEQNRPETSERFQRWPQVLSSQRFSSGRHYWEVDISESENCIVGMCYPSIERRGGGVYQSLIGYNNKSWGICRYSGRCFLFHDNKKITSPDLSSNRVRIYVDYEAGQLSFYDLCDPIRHLHTFTTTFTEPLHAVLWVGKGSIKLSGGSAKGRLVV; this comes from the coding sequence gcagaaaAAGGTCTAGGAGTCGTCCTGTACTGCAGAGGAACATAACACTACGTAACATAGTGGAGGCTTTCCGATCTACTCAGCCAGATCAGAAGAAGACTGGAATCTTCTGTACTTACTGCTATCactctcctgtacctgctgttatATCCTGTCTGATGTGTGAAGCTTCTCTGTGTGATAATCACCTGAGAGTCCACAGCAAGGCACCAGAACATGTCCTAACCGATCCCACCACTTCCATGGAGAACAGAAAATGCTCCATCCATAGAGAACTTCTTAAatattactgcactgaggactcTGCCTGTATCTGTGTTTCCTGCAGGCTGGATGGAGAACACCGGGGACACAAGGTGGAGACTCTGGATGAGGCCTCtgagaataaaaaacagaaactgagaaatgttctgcagaaactgatgacagagagagaggagacagagaaaatagtccagagtctgcaggatcgcAGGAGAAAAGTACAAGAGAAATCAGCCGGTCTAACAGAGAGAGTCACTGCCCTGTTCATAGAGCTCAGGAGACATCTGGAGGACCTGGAGAAGAGAGTCCGGAGGAACATCTCCAGCCAGGAAGAGAGAATCTCATTGTCTGATCTGATCCATCagctggaaataaagaaggaggatctgtccaggaagatggaggacattgaggagctgtgtaacatgactGACCTGCTGACTGTcctacaggaatcagacacaggggacttgtgtgatactgaggagggagataatgaggacagagagagacatgatagactcctccatgatggaggggatctggatgtGTCTGGAAtctcacacacattacacacagggtTATCTGATATGATAAAAGAGGTAAATGTAATCTTCTATATACAGGAAGCTtcagacatattactggatgtgaACACAGCTAATAATAATCTACAGATATCAGATGACATGAAAACTGTATCCAGGTCAGATATAGAGCAGAATCGTCCAGAAACATCGGAGAGATTTCAGCGGTGGCCCCAGGTATTAAGCAGTCAGAGATTTTCCTCGGGGcgacattactgggaagtggatATCAGTGAGTCAGAAAATTGCATAGTCGGGATGTGTTATCCCAgtatagagaggagaggaggaggagtatacCAGTCACTGATTGGATATAATAACAAGTCTTGGGGTATATGCAGGTATAGTGGTAGGTGTTTTCTATTTCAtgacaataaaaaaatcacatctcCCGATCtctccagtaacagagtcaggatctatgtggattatgaggccgggcagctgtccttttatgatctgtgtgacccgatcagacacctccacaccttcaccaccaccttcactgagcctCTCCATGCTGTGTTATGGGTAGGAAAAGGTTCTATAAAGCTATCTGGGGGGTCAGCTAAAGGACGTTTGGTTGTATAG